The following coding sequences lie in one Oncorhynchus nerka isolate Pitt River linkage group LG14, Oner_Uvic_2.0, whole genome shotgun sequence genomic window:
- the lingo4b gene encoding leucine-rich repeat and immunoglobulin-like domain-containing nogo receptor-interacting protein 4b → MFVEFVVRWGAWSILLQCGLLGVSAGDFPWPCPARCVCRLETLEVNCSDKQLTSVSQGFASGTQRINLSRNKLKTLGRRQFFGLTQLEDLDISDNVIAMIEVEAFQGLQNLKTLCIRSNRLKIISVGVFSGLPSLRFLDLSENEILVFLDYTFRELVSLHQLEAGENDLVFISQRAFTGLQNLQELNLDRSNLTSIPTEALSQLQSLTRLCMFRLTISALPNNAFRHLHRLRSLVISHWPLLDTLASNSLIGLNLTSLVISSCNLSAVPYQVLRHLVYLGYLDLSYNPITAIQGNLLGDLLRLQELHLAGGNLLRIEPGAFRGLAYFRLLNVTSNQLSTLEESAFHSVGNLQVLRLDGNPLACDCRLLWVVRRRQRLNFDGRQPTCSTPDMVREREFRDFSEKELPRLFTCRQARIVDRRSQEVRVEEGTTVLFSCKADGDPMPSFTWLSAQRIPLSTTGRIRVLSNGTLEVRYAQVQDSGTYRCTAGNAAGNDSLYVSLYVKGFPRNRTMPFFTDEGWIESSHAPTANSSAQVANQYPFDAKTLIIATTMGFLSFLSSVAICFVFMFFWSQSKGQIKHTATIDYVPRTSMGVGGGGGGGGGDAGKFTMKLI, encoded by the coding sequence ATGTTTGTGGAGTTTGTTGTCCGATGGGGGGCATGGAGCATCTTGCTCCAGTGTGGATTATTGGGTGTGTCAGCAGGGGACTTCCCCTGGCCTTGccctgccaggtgtgtgtgtcgGCTTGAAACTTTAGAAGTGAACTGCTCTGACAAACAGCTGACTTCTGTGTCTCAGGGCTTCGCTAGTGGCACCCAGCGCATTAACTTATCTCGTAACAAGCTGAAGACACTGGGTCGTCGCCAGTTCTTTGGATTGACCCAGCTAGAGGATCTGGACATTAGTGACAATGTCATCGCCATGATTGAAGTGGAGGCTTTCCAGGGCCTGCAGAACCTCAAGACCCTGTGCATTAGGAGCAACCGCCTCAAGATCATCTCTGTGGGGGTCTTCTCCGGACTGCCCAGCCTGCGCTTCCTGGACCTGAGTGAGAACGAGATCCTAGTCTTTCTGGACTACACCTTCCGTGAATTGGTGAGCCTGCACCAGCTGGAGGCTGGGGAGAATGACCTGGTGTTCATCTCCCAGCGGGCCTTTACCGGCCTGCAGAACCTGCAGGAGCTCAATCTGGACCGCAGCAACCTGACCTCCATCCCCACCGAGGCACTGTCCCAGCTCCAGAGCCTGACTCGGCTGTGCATGTTCCGCCTCACTATTTCGGCGCTGCCCAACAATGCCTTCCGCCACCTGCATCGACTGCGCAGCCTCGTCATCTCCCACTGGCCCTTGCTGGACACCCTGGCCAGCAACAGCCTGATTGGCCTCAACCTCACCTCGCTGGTCATCAGTAGCTGCAATCTCAGTGCTGTCCCATACCAGGTGCTGCGCCACCTGGTCTACCTTGGCTACCTGGACCTGTCCTACAACCCCATCACAGCCATCCAAGGTAACCTGCTGGGGGACTTGTTGCGGCTGCAGGAACTGCACCTAGCTGGGGGCAACCTGCTCCGCATCGAGCCAGGGGCCTTCAGGGGGCTGGCTTACTTCCGTCTGCTCAACGTGACATCCAACCAGCTCAGCACGCTGGAGGAGAGTGCCTTCCACTCGGTAGGGAATCTGCAGGTCCTGCGGCTAGATGGGAACCCCCTGGCCTGCGACTGCCGACTGCTCTGGGTGGTCCGCCGGCGACAGCGCCTAAACTTTGACGGCCGCCAACCCACCTGCTCCACCCCGGACATGGTGCGAGAGCGGGAATTCCGGGACTTCTCAGAGAAAGAGCTCCCGAGACTGTTCACCTGCCGGCAGGCCCGAATTGTAGACCGCAGGTCCCAGGAGGTCAGGGTGGAGGAGGGCACTACGGTGCTCTTCTCCTGCAAGGCGGACGGTGACCCAATGCCCTCCTTTACCTGGTTGTCAGCCCAGCGGATTCCGCTCTCCACTACGGGGCGCATCAGGGTGTTGTCCAATGGGACTCTAGAAGTACGCTATGCCCAGGTTCAGGACAGCGGCACATACCGGTGCACGGCGGGCAACGCAGCTGGCAACGACAGCCTGTACGTCAGCCTCTATGTGAAGGGTTTCCCACGTAACCGCACCATGCCCTTTTTCACCGACGAAGGCTGGATAGAGTCCTCACACGCTCCTACTGCCAACTCCTCTGCCCAGGTGGCCAATCAGTACCCGTTTGATGCCAAGACACTGATCATCGCCACCACCATGGGCTTCCTGTCCTTCCTCAGCTCAGTGGCTATCTGCTTCGTCTTCATGTTCTTCTGGAGCCAGAGCAAGGGGCAAATCAAACACACAGCCACCATCGACTATGTGCCCCGTACCTCAAtgggggtaggaggaggaggaggagggggtggaggtgatGCTGGCAAGTTCACCATGAAGCTTATCTAA
- the si:ch211-113g11.6 gene encoding semaphorin-7A, which produces MMNYIILATVFSMVFAEKSPRLKFIVKEPARYHFSKPENYMSVYHQEGTNVLYVGGQTVIYVLTFTDRGVRDLQIPVVTDENAKAACIAKSDPPKLECDNFITVIQKVNDTFVVCGTNAGTPKCWLLVNDTVLTDAPTNGQMAPASDISPPYPSQRSVSLSADGNLYSALSAVGRHPGSIRRTYGTQKLLKTETKWLQSPQFGGAAVMPASQKHKEEIYFFFSEINKTAMVDEEPYRSRIGRICMVDEGGIKNLLADSWTTFLKARVMCGAGSTPQQYNNIRQAFVLSDVAHEKRTGVMYGLFANAWDTTVICAYSIEDIDQAFATSKLKGYSSPLIGHRPGTCAFKNSTAAHNPKTLVVIRDHPEIEDVIRPVGGAPLNLPTDDHFTHTVAAIVLAVNDEHYSVLYLGTEQGKVLKVLHTIEEAFIISQYSLFHNEGPVLSMAIDSKKGHLYVGTAMEVQRIPLADCGRYGDSCRECILSRDPYCGWDAARRRCTPIPAGYNISTGALTQSLDHSNASICGEAAAPKTHRTNPKQVVIDSDGPVNLPCPVRSFHATYRWEKDNCIQHYPCFIIGDSCVLEPTPGLPLKQGVFRCMATENGYKVEVVSYRLVINSGPLPASLASTLGPCLLLAAATLWLL; this is translated from the exons ATGATGAATTATATCATATTGGCGACCGTTTTTTCCATGGTTTTTGCCGAAAAGTCACCTCGGCTGAAATTCATTGTGAAAG AGCCGGCCAGGTACCACTTCTCGAAACCGGAGAACTACATGTCAGTGTACCACCAGGAGGGCACAAATGTGCTGTACGTGGGGGGCCAGACAGTGATCTACGTGCTGACTTTCACTGACAGGGGGGTCCGCGACCTGCAG atccctgtggTAACCGATGAAAACGCAAAGGCAGCTTGCATCGCCAAGTCAGACCCACCAAAG tTGGAGTGTGACAATTTCATAACAGTCATTCAGAAAGTCAATGACACTTTTGTGGTATGCGGGACAAATGCAGGAACCCCCAAATGCTGGCTGCTG GTAAATGACACTGTGCTGACTGACGCCCCCACCAATGGACAGATGGCACCAGCCTCTGAcatctcccctccctacccctcccagaGGTCCGTCAGTCTGTCCGCAG atgGGAATCTATACTCTGCTCTGTCAGCAGTGGGGCGTCACCCTGGCTCTATCCGCCGGACCTACGGCACTCAGAAGCTCCTGAAGACTGAGACCAAGTGGCTGCAGA GCccccagtttggtggagcagcagtgatgCCAGCCTCTCAGAAACACAAGGAGGAGATCTACTTCTTCTTCAGTGAGATCAACAAGACGGCCATGGTGGACGAGGAGCCCTACAGGTCGCGCATCGGCCGAATCTGCATG GTGGACGAGGGGGGCATAAAGAACCTGCTGGCGGACTCGTGGACTACCTTCCTGAAGGCCAGGGTGATGTGTGGTGCGGGTAGCACCCCCCAGCAGTACAACAACATCAGACAGGCCTTTGTGCTGTCTGACGTGGCCCACGAGAAGAGGACTGGGGTCATGTACGGCCTGTTTGCCAACGCCTG GGACACAACAGTGATATGTGCTTACTCCATCGAGGACATTGACCAGGCCTTCGCCACATCCAAACTGAAGGGCTACAGCAGTCCTCTGATTGGACATCGCCCTGGCACA TGTGCCTTCAAGAACTCCACGGCAGCCCACAACCCTAAGACCCTAGTGGTGATCAGGGACCACCCGGAGATTGAGGACGTGATTCGTCCGGTCGGGGGTGCTCCGCTGAACCTGCCCACCGACGATCACTTCACACACACTGTCGCTGCCATTGTACTAGCAGTAAACGACGAGCactatagtgtgctgtacctgggaacag AACAGGGGAAAGTGCTCAAGGTTCTGCACACTATCGAGGAGGCCTTTATCATATCCCAGTACTCCCTTTTCCACAATGAGGGTCCTGTTCTAAGCATGGCCATCGACTCTAAGAAG GGCCACCTTTATGTGGGCACGGCAATGGAGGTCCAGCGCATACCATTGGCTGACTGCGGTCGCTATGGAGACAGTTGCCGGGAGTGCATTCTGTCTCGGGATCCCTATTGTGGTTGGGACGCAGCCAGGAGGAGGTGCACACCCATCCCAGCTGGATACAACATCAGCACTGG GGCACTCACTCAGAGTCTGGACCATTCCAATGCCTCTATCTGTGGTGAAGCTGCTG CACCGAAGACCCATAGGACAAACCCCAAacaggtggtgattgactcggaCGGCCCCGTTAACCTCCCCTGCCCCGTGCGCTCCTTTCACGCCACCTACCGCTGGGAGAAGGACAACTGTATCCAGCACTACCCCTGCTTCATCATTGGAGACTCCTGTGTGCTGGAACCCACCCCTGGCCTGCCCCTTAAGCAGGGGGTGTTCCGCTGCATGGCCACGGAGAACGGCTACAAGGTGGAGGTGGTCTCCTACAGGCTGGTGATCAACAGTGGGCCTCTGCCTGCCTCCTTGGCCTCCACCCTGGGGCCCTGCCTCCTGCTTGCTGCAGCCACCCTCTGGCTCCTGTAA